In one Candidatus Nitronereus thalassa genomic region, the following are encoded:
- a CDS encoding HDOD domain-containing protein, translated as MEPLNIPPECIAKLDSCTSLPSPPKVALQIIELVKNPEIDIDDVVRVLSLDPALSVKILRMANSPLYSYEKKVATLQKAVMLIGLNGILSLALSFSLVKSLRRGQGEGLDHNQFWRRALISGSAGLALAQMCNRSDQEELFMASFTQDIGMLVLDQVEPPLYAHPDFPQMTHQQGIAHEREHFFGVDHATVGSWLLQRWNLPDGLITAVRYSDEPDQAPQEIEDRQYLQCVAFSGMFADLSVSQVDDDTLFEISDSIETSLKLPSLGFVEVFKKVKQLVQESGPLFEIDYQEGFDPDTTMERARELRALRTIALDQKMHTLTTQI; from the coding sequence ATGGAACCGCTGAATATTCCCCCGGAATGTATCGCTAAATTGGATTCGTGCACCTCTCTCCCCAGTCCGCCAAAGGTGGCGTTGCAAATCATTGAATTAGTTAAAAATCCAGAAATTGATATCGATGATGTGGTACGGGTGCTCTCGTTGGATCCGGCCCTATCCGTGAAAATCTTGCGTATGGCCAATTCACCCTTATATTCCTATGAGAAGAAAGTTGCGACCCTGCAAAAGGCTGTGATGTTGATAGGTCTCAATGGCATCCTTTCGCTTGCTCTGTCTTTTTCTTTGGTGAAATCGCTTCGGCGCGGCCAAGGGGAAGGATTAGACCATAACCAATTTTGGCGTCGAGCCTTAATTTCCGGATCAGCAGGGTTGGCTCTGGCGCAAATGTGCAATCGCTCTGATCAGGAAGAATTGTTTATGGCCTCATTCACGCAGGACATTGGCATGTTGGTGTTGGATCAAGTCGAGCCTCCCTTATATGCCCATCCGGATTTTCCGCAAATGACACATCAACAGGGGATTGCCCACGAACGAGAGCACTTTTTTGGGGTGGATCACGCGACAGTGGGAAGTTGGTTGCTCCAACGATGGAATTTGCCGGATGGCCTGATTACAGCGGTGCGATATAGCGATGAACCTGATCAAGCCCCACAAGAAATCGAGGACCGCCAATATCTCCAATGTGTGGCCTTCAGCGGAATGTTCGCCGATCTGTCGGTATCGCAGGTAGACGACGATACGCTCTTCGAAATTTCCGATTCGATTGAAACTTCCTTGAAGTTACCCTCGTTGGGTTTTGTGGAAGTCTTTAAAAAAGTGAAACAATTGGTTCAAGAATCTGGCCCGTTGTTTGAAATCGATTACCAGGAAGGATTTGATCCAGATACTACCATGGAGCGCGCACGCGAACTCCGCGCCCTACGGACCATCGCTCTAGACCAAAAAATGCATACCCTTACCACACAAATATAG
- a CDS encoding DUF3422 family protein → MSNSHPSLREKQATMATKQPASTHGFLRHLHEPSKKYLEEWFDVPAHIHHVAHRMANPPLDRPQSRQEFQYLLQCLEVPEEHTVIYEKFGHGAKIAPNGDRLLVTWEAHTEYYSYQVWHIPDDKLKPLEFGPLRFPDFAMPLSPLGIQVNALDILVLPHISLAVEEVKHTMPGPQIYGSKIFGHDISVMTTYTPDEHQRERYLIMSPSFDVLLNQLARTIDTLVAIENYTHLILLPLQAFAQSVDQVHQFEQRHLYQRGLITTEIDASNPEKLQRWLTVLTQDFMKVSRLAESMRFKLSAAVPYDRIIRSNLSSLQEKGIDGCRQISEYVDGKTIGVADGYLQLVKRIDALVNDFQGTIAVIRTKVELLLQDQNLALQDQNLKLLRSVDKTTRSQAMLQHTVEGLSVIVISYYLSGLGSYVFKAMEEVGWISSASVASGVFVPITLGLSFLLIFLGRKVIYKKFSEKSPT, encoded by the coding sequence ATGAGCAATTCACATCCTTCATTGCGAGAAAAACAAGCAACCATGGCAACAAAACAACCGGCATCCACACACGGGTTTCTTCGACACCTCCACGAGCCCTCCAAGAAATATTTGGAGGAATGGTTTGATGTACCCGCCCATATTCACCATGTCGCTCATCGCATGGCCAACCCCCCTTTAGACCGCCCGCAAAGCCGGCAAGAATTTCAATACTTACTTCAATGCCTGGAGGTTCCGGAGGAACACACGGTCATCTATGAAAAATTTGGGCATGGGGCTAAGATCGCACCTAACGGGGATCGACTCCTCGTCACATGGGAAGCCCATACGGAGTATTATAGCTACCAGGTCTGGCATATCCCCGATGACAAATTGAAACCCCTGGAATTCGGACCGCTCCGATTTCCAGATTTCGCTATGCCTCTTTCGCCCTTGGGCATTCAAGTCAATGCCTTGGATATCTTGGTGCTCCCACACATCAGCCTGGCCGTCGAAGAAGTCAAACACACCATGCCCGGGCCACAGATCTATGGCAGCAAAATTTTTGGACATGATATTTCTGTGATGACCACCTATACGCCGGACGAGCATCAACGCGAACGCTACCTCATCATGTCCCCCTCGTTTGATGTACTCCTGAATCAATTAGCCCGGACCATCGATACGCTCGTGGCCATTGAGAACTACACCCACTTGATTCTCCTTCCGCTGCAAGCCTTTGCCCAATCCGTGGATCAAGTGCATCAGTTTGAACAACGCCACTTATATCAACGGGGATTGATCACCACGGAAATAGATGCTTCCAACCCTGAAAAACTCCAACGCTGGCTCACGGTTCTGACTCAGGACTTCATGAAAGTCAGTCGACTCGCTGAATCCATGCGATTTAAACTTAGCGCTGCCGTGCCTTACGATCGCATCATTCGATCGAATCTATCCTCGCTCCAAGAAAAAGGCATTGACGGTTGTCGTCAAATTTCTGAATACGTGGATGGTAAAACGATTGGCGTAGCCGATGGATATCTGCAATTAGTCAAACGGATCGATGCGCTGGTGAATGATTTTCAGGGAACCATTGCAGTTATCCGCACCAAAGTCGAACTCCTGCTCCAAGATCAAAACTTGGCGCTTCAGGATCAGAACCTCAAACTCCTTCGGAGTGTGGACAAAACCACCCGAAGCCAAGCCATGCTCCAACATACCGTGGAAGGATTATCCGTCATCGTGATTTCGTATTATCTCAGCGGACTTGGAAGCTATGTGTTCAAAGCCATGGAAGAGGTCGGGTGGATCTCAAGTGCCTCCGTGGCCTCTGGCGTGTTTGTCCCAATCACTCTGGGATTATCCTTTCTTCTTATTTTTCTTGGACGGAAGGTTATTTACAAAAAATTCTCTGAAAAATCCCCAACCTAA
- a CDS encoding c-type cytochrome: MAENKKPFQLDKETLVIIGVACLVFLWTVDRIFSAKGPKEEEPGKPNAERMEIREEPKKVEKANVPLATGKEPIDKIFIQSGCAACHTIPGIVAARGREGPKLELGTNARKRLADPNYQGRANTDWEYVQESILNPGVYIVKGYRDHVMPRWYGQKLSAEALDKIIQYLLKIEEV; the protein is encoded by the coding sequence ATGGCGGAAAATAAGAAACCGTTTCAGTTGGATAAAGAGACCTTAGTGATTATCGGGGTGGCGTGCCTGGTTTTTCTTTGGACAGTTGACCGTATTTTTTCGGCCAAAGGTCCCAAGGAAGAGGAACCAGGGAAGCCCAATGCTGAACGCATGGAAATAAGAGAGGAACCGAAAAAGGTTGAGAAAGCCAATGTGCCGTTAGCCACGGGCAAAGAACCAATCGATAAAATTTTTATTCAATCCGGTTGCGCGGCTTGTCATACAATTCCTGGTATCGTAGCGGCCCGAGGTCGCGAGGGGCCTAAGTTGGAATTAGGTACCAATGCTCGAAAACGGTTAGCCGACCCCAACTATCAGGGACGTGCCAATACGGATTGGGAATATGTGCAGGAATCAATTCTCAATCCAGGTGTCTATATCGTGAAAGGGTATCGTGATCATGTCATGCCCCGCTGGTACGGCCAAAAACTCAGCGCGGAGGCCTTGGATAAAATCATTCAATATTTATTGAAAATTGAAGAAGTCTAG
- a CDS encoding phosphoribosylaminoimidazolesuccinocarboxamide synthase, with product MTQVWTAPGVFETNLTSLGAKRQGKVRDMYDLGDCLLLIASDRISAFDVVLPEGIPGKGYVLTQLSKFWFERLWQEGGLVPHHLRTMNPEEFPVSCQPYKDLLAGRSMVVEKADPLPVECIVRGYLSGSAWKEYKSQGTVCEQPLPKGLRESDKFPDPLFTPSTKATKGHDENISYQKMCAMIGEELAEQVKNASILIYQRAAALAEQRGIIIADTKFEFGLHRETKKLLVIDELLTPDSSRFWPKDQYEAGKSQPSFDKQYVRDYLDSIGWDHNPPPPHLPEDVVKQTSAKYREALERFV from the coding sequence ATGACCCAAGTATGGACAGCTCCAGGGGTGTTTGAGACGAATCTCACTAGCCTAGGCGCCAAACGGCAGGGCAAAGTTCGGGATATGTATGACTTAGGCGATTGTTTGTTATTGATTGCCAGCGATCGGATTTCGGCCTTTGATGTGGTGTTGCCGGAAGGAATTCCAGGGAAAGGCTATGTCCTGACCCAACTCTCAAAGTTTTGGTTTGAGCGCTTATGGCAAGAGGGGGGGCTTGTTCCCCATCATTTGCGCACGATGAATCCTGAGGAGTTTCCGGTTTCGTGCCAACCATATAAAGACCTATTGGCTGGGCGTAGCATGGTCGTGGAAAAGGCCGATCCGTTGCCGGTGGAATGTATCGTGCGCGGGTATCTTTCCGGGTCTGCCTGGAAAGAATACAAAAGCCAGGGGACGGTTTGCGAACAGCCGCTTCCCAAGGGGTTGAGAGAATCCGATAAATTTCCTGATCCCCTATTTACTCCCTCGACCAAGGCCACCAAAGGGCATGATGAAAATATTTCTTACCAAAAAATGTGCGCGATGATTGGCGAAGAGTTAGCAGAACAGGTCAAAAACGCCAGTATCCTAATTTATCAAAGGGCCGCTGCGTTAGCTGAGCAACGGGGCATTATCATTGCCGATACAAAATTCGAATTCGGGCTGCATCGGGAAACCAAGAAACTCTTGGTGATTGATGAGTTGCTCACGCCGGACTCTTCCCGTTTTTGGCCCAAGGATCAATATGAGGCCGGTAAATCCCAACCGAGTTTTGATAAGCAATATGTTCGAGATTATTTAGATTCTATTGGCTGGGATCATAATCCCCCCCCGCCCCATCTCCCCGAGGACGTAGTGAAACAGACAAGCGCCAAGTATCGTGAAGCGCTGGAACGATTTGTGTAG
- a CDS encoding MazG nucleotide pyrophosphohydrolase domain-containing protein, with product MYEAQQMVLEFHKEFEIHISDIPTVPDEKTKALRIRLIQEEFDELKGALEEKNLPDIAKELADLLYVVYGTAVSYGIDMEPVFREVQRSNMSKVGGYKRDDGKWVKPATYSKADIGPILQAQSTT from the coding sequence GTGTACGAGGCACAACAAATGGTTCTTGAGTTTCACAAAGAATTTGAGATTCATATATCGGACATTCCGACCGTGCCTGATGAAAAAACCAAGGCCCTACGTATTAGACTCATCCAGGAAGAATTTGATGAACTCAAAGGTGCGCTGGAAGAAAAAAATTTACCCGATATTGCCAAGGAACTTGCTGACCTTTTGTACGTGGTCTATGGCACGGCCGTGTCGTATGGCATTGATATGGAACCGGTGTTTCGTGAGGTGCAGCGATCGAATATGAGTAAGGTCGGGGGATATAAGCGCGACGATGGTAAATGGGTAAAACCCGCGACCTATTCGAAAGCGGATATCGGGCCCATTCTTCAGGCACAATCGACAACGTAA
- a CDS encoding YheT family hydrolase, with the protein MTKNQISLPFQPHPWIANPHMQTLVPRYRRRSHLLTDVPLEERLFQVDTHSHIKSLCSWQAPRNPAPALIVVHGLEGCHDSHYMRGLAHKAWHAGFNVIRFNQRNCADTEHLTPTLYNGGLSHDIRSVANELVHKEKIQALWVAGYSMGGNLVLKMAGEAKDDFPALKGVAAVCPNIHPAACVAALEQRRNWIYHEHFMVKLKARLQRKTKLFPGKWDLSLYKHIRTMSQFDDAYTAPDGGYRDAADYYEQSGSRHVLAHIRVPTLIITSQDDPFIPIGTFQIPSIQSNPYIQLVTPAHGGHCGFIQKSQEYEDGHWAENRIVEFIRRE; encoded by the coding sequence ATGACTAAAAATCAAATTTCCCTTCCTTTTCAACCGCATCCCTGGATAGCCAACCCGCATATGCAAACGTTGGTGCCACGGTATCGGCGTCGGTCCCATTTGCTCACCGATGTACCATTGGAAGAACGTCTGTTCCAAGTTGACACTCACTCTCACATCAAAAGTCTGTGTAGTTGGCAAGCCCCTCGAAACCCGGCCCCTGCGCTCATTGTCGTCCATGGCCTCGAGGGCTGCCACGATTCCCACTACATGCGAGGGCTCGCGCATAAAGCCTGGCATGCGGGCTTCAACGTGATCCGATTCAATCAACGCAATTGTGCGGACACCGAGCACCTGACGCCAACACTCTATAACGGTGGCTTGAGCCACGATATCCGCTCGGTTGCGAATGAACTGGTCCATAAAGAAAAAATTCAGGCACTCTGGGTTGCTGGGTATTCCATGGGCGGGAACTTAGTCTTAAAAATGGCAGGGGAAGCTAAGGATGATTTTCCGGCTTTAAAGGGCGTGGCGGCAGTATGCCCCAACATCCATCCGGCAGCCTGCGTGGCCGCCCTCGAACAGCGTCGCAATTGGATCTACCATGAACATTTTATGGTGAAGCTCAAGGCTCGGCTACAACGAAAAACTAAACTGTTTCCGGGAAAGTGGGATCTCTCGTTGTACAAACACATTCGAACGATGTCCCAATTCGACGATGCGTATACCGCTCCGGATGGGGGATACCGCGATGCAGCGGACTATTATGAACAATCTGGATCCCGTCATGTATTAGCGCACATACGGGTCCCGACCCTCATTATCACCTCGCAAGATGATCCCTTTATTCCCATTGGTACATTTCAAATTCCATCCATTCAATCCAATCCCTACATTCAATTGGTGACCCCAGCTCACGGTGGCCACTGCGGATTTATTCAAAAGTCACAGGAGTATGAGGACGGGCATTGGGCGGAAAATCGAATCGTTGAATTTATTCGAAGGGAGTAA